The Polaribacter sp. Q13 sequence AGAAATGTCTAGTGAAGAGCTAATTAATTTGTCTGGAGAATGGTTAGATAAATATCCTATTATTTTATGGGAAGATCCATTATGTGAAGGAGATTGGGATGGTTTTGCTGAGTTTACAAAAAAATATGGAGATAAAATAGAAGTAGTTGGAGATGATATCTTTGTTACAAATACAAAATACATAACAAAAGGAATTGCAAAAAAAACAGCTAATTCTGTATTGATAAAATTAAACCAAATTGGTAGTGTTACAGAAACGATAGAAGCAGTTAGAATGTGTAAAGAAGCTGGTTGGCGTTATTTTTTATCTCATAGATCTGGTGAAACAGAAGATACTTTTTTAGCAGATTTTGCAGTTGCTATGGATGGAGGTCATTTAAAATCTGGTTCGGCTTGTCGTGGAGAACGTATTGCAAAATACAATCGTTTGTTAGAAATTGAACACGAGTTAAACGGTCGTTCAGAATATCGTTGGAAATAATAGCTATAACTATTTTGTGTAAATAATGGCAGTAAAGGCAACAATTATCAGGGGTTGATATTTGTATACTTTTACTGCCATTTTTAATGAAATATGTTATCTATTATTTTTTTAAAATTCAGAACCTTTTATTTCATAAAAAAAAGGTTTGGTTTTATTGCTTATTTTTTGGAAAAATTAAGCTGTATTTCCTTTTGAAAGCAGTCTGTTAAAATGATTTTTGATGATTTATTTAAGATTGAAATTAAGATTTTCTAATAACATTTAGTTTGATTGTAAATAAAATATAATGTAACTTTATAAAAATTTAGAGTAAATAATAACTCCAATAAAACTTAATTACAATTTTCATGAAATTACGTCGTATAGTTTATTCAAGTAAAGCCACTATTAAGTTTAATAAGCGAGATTTATTAGATTTACTTCACGATTCAAGAGCGTATAATACGATAGATAATATTAGTGGAGTGCTGATTCATAAGGATGGTTATTTTCTTCAGATTCTTGAAGGAGAGCCAAAAGACCTTAACAACCTTTTAAGTCGTTTGCAAAAAGATTCTAGGCATTCTGAATTTAAAATTATTGATGATCGTTTTGTGAGTAAACGGATGTTTTTAAATTGGGCAATGGGTTGTGCCGATTTTGATGACCCTTCTTTAAGTATGATTCCTGGAGTTCTTAGTGGTTTAAACGATCCGAAAGTAATTGAAGAACTTATTAATCGACTTCCTGAAGTGGCCACTTATTTGCATAATAAT is a genomic window containing:
- a CDS encoding BLUF domain-containing protein → MKLRRIVYSSKATIKFNKRDLLDLLHDSRAYNTIDNISGVLIHKDGYFLQILEGEPKDLNNLLSRLQKDSRHSEFKIIDDRFVSKRMFLNWAMGCADFDDPSLSMIPGVLSGLNDPKVIEELINRLPEVATYLHNNLTYQQINGYKEDQNN